The following are encoded together in the Glycine soja cultivar W05 chromosome 5, ASM419377v2, whole genome shotgun sequence genome:
- the LOC114412291 gene encoding transcription termination factor MTERF5, chloroplastic-like isoform X1: protein MKTFSSIQPPHHFRCTRFFSNTTTRAQLPFPAKVFFCQAKSDLHGGVFYSGIDGSLNLKVVSPTLLVAEKEEAKAVLTLFLKKQGLSNAIAARTSKKSDHFIDHLVSRLHSKHKSWYLAGRELTTLEIRDALIPYLESLFEEHGDILVDVVENYPNPPGKDKSAVLVPPSNPVLDSKKLKAVSRVSETDPDGGNLRPHIVYLMELGMDIEQIRSITRRFPSFAYYSLEGKIKPVVEFFLELGVPKENIPTILTKRPQLCGISLSENLKPTMKFFESLGVDKNQWPKVIYRFPALLTYSRPKVMESIDFLLELGLSEEGIGKILTRCPNIVSYSVEDNLRPTAKYFRSLGVDVGILLFRCPQNFGLSIETNLKPVTEFFLERGYTLEEIGTMISRYGALYTFSLTENLIPKWDFFLTTGYPKSELVKFPQYFGYNLEERIKPRFEIMTKSGVKLLLNQVLSLSSSNFDEALKKKMKKMQVS from the exons ATGAAGACTTTCTCCTCAATTCAGCCACCCCACCATTTTCGTTGCACAAGATTTTTCTCAAACACTACCACAAG GGCTCAACTTCCCTTTCCTGCAAAGGTCTTCTTTTGCCAGGCAAAATCTG ACCTTCATGGTGGTGTTTTTTACTCAGGCATAGATGGATCGTTGAATTTAAAAGTGGTGTCTCCCACTCTATTAGTAGCAGAAAAGGAAGAAGCCAAGGCTGTGTTGACCTTGTTTTTGAAGAAACAAGGTTTGAGCAATGCAATTGCTGCTAGAACCAGCAAGAAGTCAGATCATTTTATTGATCACCTTGTCTCAAGGCTTCACTCTAAACACAAATCTTGGTATCTCGCAG GGAGAGAGCTTACAACTCTAGAGATCAGGGATGCACTTATCCCTTATCTTGAATCTCTTTTTGAAGAGCATGGAGACATCCTAGTGGATGTAGTGGAAAACTATCCAAATCCTCCTGGTAAGGATAAATCGGCTGTGCTGGTTCCTCCTTCTAATCCAGTGTTAGACTCTAAGAAGCTTAAAGCTGTGTCTCGAGTGAGTGAGACAGACCCCGATGGTGGAAATCTTCGCCCTCATATTGTCTATCTCATGGAACTTGGTATGGATATTGAGCAGATTAGGAGTATCACACGACGATTCCCATCTTTTGCCTACTATAGCTTGGAGGGTAAAATTAAGCCAGTGGTTGAGTTTTTTCTTGAACTTGGAGTGCCAAAAGAGAACATTCCCACTATCCTCACTAAAAGACCTCAATTATGTGGAATCAGTCTATCTGAAAATCTTAAACCCACCATGAAGTTTTTCGAATCTTTGGGTGTTGACAAAAACCAATGGCCAAAGGTGATCTATCGCTTCCCAGCACTGCTAACTTATAGCAGGCCAAAAGTGATGGAAAGCATAGATTTTCTCCTTGAATTAGGCCTCTCAGAAGAGGGTATAGGTAAGATTTTAACTCGCTGCCCCAATATTGTTAGTTACAGTGTAGAGGACAATCTCCGACCCACAGCTAAGTACTTCCGTTCTTTGGGGGTTGATGTTGGCATTCTTCTCTTCAGATGCCCACAGAATTTTGGTCTTAGCATTGAGACCAACCTAAAGCCTGTAACAGAATTTTTCTTGGAGAGGGGATACACTTTGGAAGAAATTGGGACCATGATTTCAAGATATGGAGCCTTGTATACATTCAGCTTGACTGAAAATTTGATACCAAAATGGGATTTCTTCTTGACCACAGGTTACCCAAAATCTGAGTTGGTTAAGTTCCCACAATATTTTGGGTACAATTTAGAGGAAAGGATTAAACCTAGATTTGAAATTATGACAAAATCTGGAGTGAAGTTACTGCTGAACCAGGTTCTTTCACTGTCAAGCAGCAACTTTGATGAagccttgaaaaagaaaatgaagaaaatgcaaGTGAGTTAG
- the LOC114412291 gene encoding transcription termination factor MTERF5, chloroplastic-like isoform X2 produces MKTFSSIQPPHHFRCTRFFSNTTTRAQLPFPAKVFFCQAKSGIDGSLNLKVVSPTLLVAEKEEAKAVLTLFLKKQGLSNAIAARTSKKSDHFIDHLVSRLHSKHKSWYLAGRELTTLEIRDALIPYLESLFEEHGDILVDVVENYPNPPGKDKSAVLVPPSNPVLDSKKLKAVSRVSETDPDGGNLRPHIVYLMELGMDIEQIRSITRRFPSFAYYSLEGKIKPVVEFFLELGVPKENIPTILTKRPQLCGISLSENLKPTMKFFESLGVDKNQWPKVIYRFPALLTYSRPKVMESIDFLLELGLSEEGIGKILTRCPNIVSYSVEDNLRPTAKYFRSLGVDVGILLFRCPQNFGLSIETNLKPVTEFFLERGYTLEEIGTMISRYGALYTFSLTENLIPKWDFFLTTGYPKSELVKFPQYFGYNLEERIKPRFEIMTKSGVKLLLNQVLSLSSSNFDEALKKKMKKMQVS; encoded by the exons ATGAAGACTTTCTCCTCAATTCAGCCACCCCACCATTTTCGTTGCACAAGATTTTTCTCAAACACTACCACAAG GGCTCAACTTCCCTTTCCTGCAAAGGTCTTCTTTTGCCAGGCAAAATCTG GCATAGATGGATCGTTGAATTTAAAAGTGGTGTCTCCCACTCTATTAGTAGCAGAAAAGGAAGAAGCCAAGGCTGTGTTGACCTTGTTTTTGAAGAAACAAGGTTTGAGCAATGCAATTGCTGCTAGAACCAGCAAGAAGTCAGATCATTTTATTGATCACCTTGTCTCAAGGCTTCACTCTAAACACAAATCTTGGTATCTCGCAG GGAGAGAGCTTACAACTCTAGAGATCAGGGATGCACTTATCCCTTATCTTGAATCTCTTTTTGAAGAGCATGGAGACATCCTAGTGGATGTAGTGGAAAACTATCCAAATCCTCCTGGTAAGGATAAATCGGCTGTGCTGGTTCCTCCTTCTAATCCAGTGTTAGACTCTAAGAAGCTTAAAGCTGTGTCTCGAGTGAGTGAGACAGACCCCGATGGTGGAAATCTTCGCCCTCATATTGTCTATCTCATGGAACTTGGTATGGATATTGAGCAGATTAGGAGTATCACACGACGATTCCCATCTTTTGCCTACTATAGCTTGGAGGGTAAAATTAAGCCAGTGGTTGAGTTTTTTCTTGAACTTGGAGTGCCAAAAGAGAACATTCCCACTATCCTCACTAAAAGACCTCAATTATGTGGAATCAGTCTATCTGAAAATCTTAAACCCACCATGAAGTTTTTCGAATCTTTGGGTGTTGACAAAAACCAATGGCCAAAGGTGATCTATCGCTTCCCAGCACTGCTAACTTATAGCAGGCCAAAAGTGATGGAAAGCATAGATTTTCTCCTTGAATTAGGCCTCTCAGAAGAGGGTATAGGTAAGATTTTAACTCGCTGCCCCAATATTGTTAGTTACAGTGTAGAGGACAATCTCCGACCCACAGCTAAGTACTTCCGTTCTTTGGGGGTTGATGTTGGCATTCTTCTCTTCAGATGCCCACAGAATTTTGGTCTTAGCATTGAGACCAACCTAAAGCCTGTAACAGAATTTTTCTTGGAGAGGGGATACACTTTGGAAGAAATTGGGACCATGATTTCAAGATATGGAGCCTTGTATACATTCAGCTTGACTGAAAATTTGATACCAAAATGGGATTTCTTCTTGACCACAGGTTACCCAAAATCTGAGTTGGTTAAGTTCCCACAATATTTTGGGTACAATTTAGAGGAAAGGATTAAACCTAGATTTGAAATTATGACAAAATCTGGAGTGAAGTTACTGCTGAACCAGGTTCTTTCACTGTCAAGCAGCAACTTTGATGAagccttgaaaaagaaaatgaagaaaatgcaaGTGAGTTAG